TGGAACAGGGACCCAGCACAAGACTGACATCGCTCGACAAAATGTGGATGCGCAGTGGCGCACCGATATCGAGCGATTGAAGAGGGACATACAACGATTGCCCTTTGTATATAAGGCGAGTCAGGCCGAAGGCAGGCTCATGCTCCGCAATCGTGGCATCGATGACCGCACCGATCGGATGTGGTCCCAGTTTTCGGTGAAGATCCAGACGGGAGAACACTTCGCTCAACGGTCCGAGAGCGACCATCTTGCCCTCTTGAAGAAATGCGATCTGATGGGCCAACTGCAGAATCTCATTGATCGAATGGCTGACATATACAATGGGGATATGTAATTCTTTGTACAGCCGTTGAATGAAGGGAAGAATCTCGCGCTTCCGATCGGCATCCAATGATGAAAGGGGTTCATCCAGTAACAGTAGACGAGGACTGGTCAGGAGCGCCCGACCGATCGTGATTCGCTGTTGTTCACCGCCGGAGAGTTTATGTGGCCGGCGCTCCAGCAGATGTTCGATTCCGAGAATGTCGATCACTTGCTCCAGCGAGACTCTTCGTTGGGAGACCGGAGTCCGATTAAATCCGTAGACAAGGTTCGATCGCACGCTCAGATGGGGGAATAATCGTGCGTCTTGAAAGACATAGCCGATCGGACGCTGGTAGATCGGCACATGGATCCCACGAGATTCGTCTTGCCAGACGTCGTCGCCGAGACAGAGGAACCCGTTTTGCGCACGCTCTAATCCAGCGAGACAGCGAACAAGGGTGGTTTTGCCGGACCCGGAGGGGCCAAACAACGCAAGAACTCCCTTCACCGGAAGATCCAGCGACACGTCTAACTGGAAGTTGGGATAGGAGACGTTAAACCGCGCGACCAGGCGGTTCATGACACATGGATGGGAAATTTACGGTTGACGATGTAAACACCCAACAAGACGAGGAAGGAAAACACCAGCATACCGGCGGAGATAATGTGCGCCTGGGTATACTCCATCACCTCGACATGGTCGAACACCGTGGTGGAGAGGACGCGCGTCTTTCCTGGAATAGATCCACCGACCATCAGAACCACCCCGAACTCTCCCATGGTGTGAGCAAACCCTAGTACGATGCCGGAGATATAGCCTCGAATCGCCATCGGAGACGCTACGGTGAGAAAGGCATCGAGTGGAGAGGCGCGCAAGGACCAAGCGGCCTCAAGCGGTGCTTTGCCAACTGCCTCGAAGGCTGCATGCAACGGTTGGATAACGAACGGCATGGAATAAAATGCGGACCCCACTACAAGTCCCCAGAAGGTAAACGCCAGTGTGACGCCTGTGAACCTGCCGATGGGTCCGTAGGGTCCGAGCGCAACAAGAATATAGAAACCCAGCACGGTCGGCGGAAGGACGATTGGAAGCGCCACCAAGGCTTCGACCGTCGTGCGAAGTTTGGACCGTGTATGGGCAAGCCACCAGGCGATGGGAGTCCCCACGATCAACAAGACGAGTACGGTCATGCAGGCAAGGCGCAACGTAACCCACAAAGCGCTGAGGTCGAGATCGCTAAGCACCATACCCGGTCCTCTCTGACCTATTTCAATTCATACCCGTATCGCTCAATGATCACTCGCGCTTGCGAGCTGTGCATGAAGTCCATCAAGGACTTTGCTGCGGGGTTATCCTGACCCTTCACCAGCAGAACCGCATCCTGCTTGATCGGCTCATGCAGACTCTGCGGAACTTCCCACCGGCTTCCTTTTCCCCTGAGTTTCTCGTCGAGCACTTGTGAGCGCGCCAGGAATCCCAATTCCGCGTTCCCCGACTCCAGAAATCCGCTCGTTTGACCGAGATTCTCTCCCATGACGATCCTGGGCTGAAGACTCTCCCACACACCCAATTTGGTCATGGCCTGCATGGCT
The window above is part of the Nitrospiraceae bacterium genome. Proteins encoded here:
- the modC gene encoding molybdenum ABC transporter ATP-binding protein, translated to MNRLVARFNVSYPNFQLDVSLDLPVKGVLALFGPSGSGKTTLVRCLAGLERAQNGFLCLGDDVWQDESRGIHVPIYQRPIGYVFQDARLFPHLSVRSNLVYGFNRTPVSQRRVSLEQVIDILGIEHLLERRPHKLSGGEQQRITIGRALLTSPRLLLLDEPLSSLDADRKREILPFIQRLYKELHIPIVYVSHSINEILQLAHQIAFLQEGKMVALGPLSEVFSRLDLHRKLGPHPIGAVIDATIAEHEPAFGLTRLIYKGQSLYVPLQSLDIGAPLRIHILSSDVSLVLGPCSTSTSALNILEATVVEIKEVDQSTVDVQLDIGCPLVASITKKSLVDLKLAPGQRLCAHVKTVALLEELTD
- the modB gene encoding molybdate ABC transporter permease subunit, whose amino-acid sequence is MVLSDLDLSALWVTLRLACMTVLVLLIVGTPIAWWLAHTRSKLRTTVEALVALPIVLPPTVLGFYILVALGPYGPIGRFTGVTLAFTFWGLVVGSAFYSMPFVIQPLHAAFEAVGKAPLEAAWSLRASPLDAFLTVASPMAIRGYISGIVLGFAHTMGEFGVVLMVGGSIPGKTRVLSTTVFDHVEVMEYTQAHIISAGMLVFSFLVLLGVYIVNRKFPIHVS